A window of Syngnathus acus chromosome 17, fSynAcu1.2, whole genome shotgun sequence genomic DNA:
ATATGTGCTTTCTTAACTTACAACAGGTGGTCTGAAGTCCAAATAATAAGTTGCTGCTGGGTGAAGTCACACAATTGTAAGAACATGAATAATCTATGGCGTAGATTTTGCTCAGTGGGCTCGTATTTCATGTGGCAACGCTTATGCGTTTCATAATTATGcgtgttttaaaatgtgttttatcttCATTTCCCAAACCATTGAAATATGACTTAGGCAATTGTGCTATGTTTCCGATGATATCCATGAGAGTATTATTCTAATGActgtctgcatgtgttactaCACCTTTTGTGCTCAAATTTCTGTTGTCCCTTCTATGACATTTGACAGTATGTGATAGTATTAAACTAGCGGAGCTGCAAGGTTAGACTCAAAGTGACTCCCAGCCCTTTCCTGTAAATCACTCCGAAGTGTGACACTAGCCATTCCTCATGAGCCATTTGACAGGAAGTCACCTGTCACAGTAAGTCCAGCTTCTGTAGATTGTAGAGCATGGTGAACAACAAGTGAACCACTCTCCAAGTAGTTTACAAGCTTCGATCTGACTGAAGTTAGTTGAAGGAGTAAGATGGTGATTCGGAAAATGTATGTGTCCATGTTTAGCTGAAATCAATACAGGTATGTGTGGAACTTGAGGCACTTGGGACAGCAATGGCCAGCCTGCTCACACGACGGAGAAAAGTTGTAAGACACGGCGTCAAAatcatgtaagtgtgattctTTGAGATGGAAAAGCATAATCACTTTAATAGTTTCCTTTAAATGTCTTGTGCAACTcctgaaaacatttttcctgAAGCAGCTGGGAATGTAACACAATGGAGAAATTAGTCATCACCCGGAAACTTGTTGGCTTGGTGAAAACTATGGGCCAGCTTACATGTTGTACACTGCATGGTTGATTTAGAATGACTGCATCTCAACTAATTCTATTGTGTAAATCTAATTCAAGTGTCAATATTGACTAAAAATGTCTATCAAGGACTGTGTCATGTACGTATGTGCCTATGTTTTACGTACATCCATGGCAGGAGCTGCAGAGAGAAAAAGGATCCTCATGcaaagtgttgttgttgttttgccaaGCGAGGACCCAATGACTTTGTGTTGACATGATCCAGCGGGTAGGTTTTTTCACCGTTTCTTTGTCTTCAAAATGGAATGTTTACCCAGTAGCCGCCACCAGGAAGTCAACCATAACAGGAACGATCCCGTTCCGACAACACCCTAAAAATGAGGGAGCACAGCATTTTTCGTAGATATAATCTCTTTAAGTATCGCACTGACAAAGAGTAGACATGCACCAAAAGTGggtattgtttgttttgttgctccTGTAAATTATCTGCCAAAGTATTTCATCTTTCATTGCAGAGCTTTCCAGCAATCTCCCAGTTCCACTTCAGTGAGtaaaggaggaagaggatcatcaagaaaaatgttttttgttgccgGGGCCAAAAATACAGCATCGGGCGTAGGAAATGAAAGGAGGTGAGGAAAGGGCAAGTGGATGGGTGTATCGAGAGAGGCGCTGTAAACAAGCACTTTGATTTCCAGCTTGTTATATTTGCTGTGTGGCTTCAAAGTGGCAATACAAGTCGCTCTCATCCGTTTTGTTATTGTCAGGTCAATCTATCAGAAATTCCGTGAGGTTGATATACTGGACAAGAAAAAGACCGTGACGGCTCTGAAGCCTGGTGAAGATAGAGCTATTCTCCTGGGTCTAGGAATGATCTTCTCCTCCGTCATGATGTACTTTGTTCTTGGGATCACTATATTACGCTCGTATGCTGAAAggtaaaattcaaaattgttATATTCAAAAACTTCACAATCTTCACTTGAAatgataatgaaataaaaacttgaTACAGCGATCCCTTGCATATTTACGATTCGGCTTCACAGAATTCTTTTCGGGAACACTCCGTTTTTGGGTGGCTGAAACAAATTAATGgcttttccatttgttttgataGGGAAAGCTGATTTGAGATTTGTAAGTAATGCtttgctgccctcttgtggcatctATAGGCAATTACAAACTATACAGAAGTGGCAATAATTGAATAACAGGGGTTCACCATACTTAGCTTTGTTTTATCAAGACTCTGCCGAAtgttggatgtgtgtgtgtgttacttaACATTCAATTTGTACCtccatttaaatttcaaaacaGTGCGTGGACAGAGGAAGGCGTGTGCGTTGTTCTTAACTCCACGGTCACGGCAGACATGAACTGTTCCTACAACTGTGGCTCAGACTGCTGGCGAGTCTCCAAATACCCCTGTCTGCAGGTCTACGTGAACGTCAACAACACAGGCCGCATCAGTCGATTATCTCACAATGAAGAGACACAGGATGCCAGCTCGGAAGTGAGTAGTACTTGTGGATTTACTCGATAGGATTTGGAGTTAGTCAAGTTACAAGTGGACAAGTGGAGGACTGCTCA
This region includes:
- the LOC119137440 gene encoding calcium-activated potassium channel subunit beta-2-like, which encodes MFFVAGAKNTASGVGNERRSIYQKFREVDILDKKKTVTALKPGEDRAILLGLGMIFSSVMMYFVLGITILRSYAESAWTEEGVCVVLNSTVTADMNCSYNCGSDCWRVSKYPCLQVYVNVNNTGRISRLSHNEETQDASSECFYVPRCQKDSAQMHTMIMNISERLKAKQQVPCYFDPSEQQDTVLLTRLYDHSVVFHSLLWPSCMFIGGILIIVMVKLTQYLSRLCEQIVKIRM